The Hymenobacter sp. 5317J-9 genome has a window encoding:
- a CDS encoding efflux RND transporter permease subunit — protein MFNIFIRRPILSLVISVFLVLLGALALFTLPITQFPDIVPPSVTVTAKYTGANAEVCAKAVATPLERAINGVPGMTYMNSVSSNNGVTLITVFFKVGTDPDLAAVGVQNRVTTILDELPEEVIKAGVTTEKEVNSMLLYLNVTSDDKAVGEKFIYNFADINVLQELKRIDGVGFAEIMGSREYSMRVWLKPDRMAAYDVGTDEVVAAIRAQNVEAAPGKSGESSGANKAQSMQYVLRYTGKFFEPEEYRNIVVRANADGSVLRLREVADVEFGSLTYGMASKTDGRPSAAIMLKQRPGSNASEVIAGVKKRMAELQATSFPPGMKYSIAYDVSRFLDASIHEVLRTLVEAFLLVFVIVYLFLQDWRSTLIPALAVPVALVGTLAFMQMLGFSINLLTLFALVLAIGIVVDNAIVVVEAVHAKMQEKHMPARAATFEAMGEISSSLIAITLVMSAVFIPVSFMDGPVGVFYRQFSLTLAIAIVISGVNAVTLTPALCALMLKHVPAAHGEQPKGLVNRFFAGFNRRYDALAGRYQGLLRAVAGRRLVTLLVLAGFCAATWGVNRILPSGFIPTEDQGMVYVNVTTPAGATVERTEAVLDEVQRIASRLGPVESVSTLAGYSLVNEVAGASYGMGMINLKAWDKREQSVAQFIAELEEKTKNIADAEIQFLPPPTVPGFGNSSGFELRLLDKSGTGDLQKTAAVSQTFLTALRKDPAIGGAFTSFDPNFPQYLIHIDQDMAAKKGVTVDAAMSTLQTLMGSYYASNFIRFGQMYKVMVQAGPEYRSRPEDLLALHVKNNRGEMVPFSTFVKLERVFGPDQLTRYNMYTSAMLNGDSAPGFSSGDAITAIEKVAAKELPRGYAYEWSGMTREQILSGDQALYVFGVVLIFVYLLLAAQYESLLLPLPVLLSLPTGIFGAFLSLKLLGLENNIYAQVALVMLVGLLGKNAILIIEFAEQRRRAGASVLAAAVEGAGSRLRPILMTSFAFIAGLIPLVMASGAGALGNRSIGTAAAGGMLIGTLFGMVLIPGLYVLFASFEKVKNLETNEPAEAKEVRELVAH, from the coding sequence ATGTTCAATATCTTCATTCGCCGGCCGATACTCTCGCTGGTTATTTCGGTGTTTCTGGTGCTGCTGGGGGCCCTGGCGCTGTTCACGCTGCCCATCACGCAGTTTCCGGACATCGTGCCGCCCTCGGTGACGGTGACGGCCAAGTACACCGGCGCCAACGCCGAGGTGTGCGCCAAGGCCGTGGCCACGCCGCTAGAGCGCGCCATCAACGGCGTGCCGGGCATGACCTACATGAACTCGGTGAGCTCCAACAACGGGGTGACGCTGATTACCGTGTTTTTCAAGGTGGGCACCGACCCCGACCTGGCCGCCGTGGGCGTGCAAAACCGCGTGACGACCATTCTGGACGAGCTGCCGGAGGAAGTCATCAAGGCCGGTGTGACCACCGAGAAAGAGGTAAACTCCATGCTGCTCTACCTCAACGTGACGAGCGACGACAAGGCAGTGGGCGAGAAATTCATCTACAACTTTGCTGATATCAACGTGTTGCAGGAGCTCAAGCGCATTGATGGCGTGGGCTTTGCCGAAATCATGGGCTCGCGGGAGTACTCGATGCGGGTGTGGCTGAAGCCCGACCGGATGGCGGCCTACGACGTTGGCACGGATGAGGTGGTGGCGGCCATTCGGGCGCAGAACGTGGAGGCGGCCCCCGGCAAATCGGGCGAAAGCTCGGGGGCCAACAAGGCGCAGTCGATGCAGTACGTGCTGCGCTACACGGGCAAATTTTTCGAGCCCGAGGAATACCGCAACATCGTGGTGCGGGCCAACGCCGACGGCTCGGTGCTGCGCCTGCGCGAGGTGGCCGACGTGGAGTTCGGCTCGCTCACTTACGGCATGGCCTCCAAAACCGACGGCCGGCCCTCGGCGGCCATCATGCTGAAGCAGCGCCCCGGCTCCAACGCTTCGGAGGTGATTGCGGGCGTGAAAAAGCGCATGGCCGAGTTGCAGGCCACTTCCTTCCCGCCCGGCATGAAGTACAGCATTGCCTACGACGTGTCGCGCTTCCTCGACGCCTCCATTCACGAGGTGCTGCGCACGCTGGTAGAGGCGTTTTTGCTGGTATTCGTGATTGTGTACTTGTTTTTGCAGGACTGGCGCTCGACGCTGATTCCGGCGCTGGCGGTACCGGTGGCGCTGGTGGGCACGCTGGCCTTCATGCAGATGCTGGGCTTTTCGATTAACCTGCTCACGCTGTTTGCGCTGGTGCTGGCCATTGGCATTGTGGTCGATAACGCCATTGTGGTGGTGGAAGCGGTGCACGCCAAGATGCAGGAGAAGCACATGCCGGCCCGCGCCGCCACTTTCGAAGCCATGGGCGAAATCAGTTCCTCGCTCATTGCCATCACGCTGGTGATGTCGGCGGTGTTCATCCCGGTTTCCTTCATGGATGGGCCGGTGGGCGTGTTCTACCGCCAGTTTTCGCTCACGCTGGCCATTGCCATTGTGATTTCGGGCGTGAACGCCGTGACGCTGACGCCGGCCCTGTGCGCACTGATGCTCAAGCACGTGCCAGCGGCGCACGGCGAACAGCCCAAGGGGCTGGTGAACCGCTTTTTTGCTGGTTTTAACCGACGCTACGATGCGCTGGCGGGCCGCTACCAGGGCCTGTTGCGGGCCGTGGCCGGCCGGCGCCTGGTGACGCTGCTGGTGCTGGCAGGCTTCTGCGCGGCCACCTGGGGCGTGAACCGGATTCTGCCTTCGGGCTTTATCCCGACCGAGGACCAGGGCATGGTGTACGTAAACGTGACCACGCCCGCCGGCGCCACCGTGGAGCGCACCGAGGCCGTGCTCGACGAAGTGCAGCGCATTGCCAGTCGCCTCGGGCCAGTGGAATCGGTTTCGACCCTGGCCGGCTACAGCCTGGTGAACGAGGTGGCGGGCGCCAGCTACGGCATGGGCATGATTAACCTCAAAGCCTGGGACAAGCGCGAGCAGTCGGTGGCGCAATTCATTGCCGAACTGGAGGAGAAAACCAAGAACATTGCCGACGCGGAAATTCAGTTTCTGCCGCCGCCCACGGTGCCGGGCTTCGGCAACAGCAGCGGCTTCGAGCTGCGCCTGCTCGATAAGTCGGGCACCGGCGACCTGCAGAAAACGGCGGCCGTGTCGCAAACCTTCCTGACCGCGCTGCGCAAGGACCCGGCCATCGGCGGGGCCTTCACCTCGTTCGACCCCAACTTCCCGCAGTACCTCATTCACATCGACCAGGACATGGCCGCCAAGAAGGGCGTGACCGTGGACGCGGCCATGAGCACCCTGCAAACGCTGATGGGCAGCTACTACGCCAGCAACTTCATCCGCTTCGGGCAGATGTACAAGGTGATGGTGCAGGCCGGCCCCGAGTACCGCAGCCGCCCCGAAGACCTGCTGGCCCTGCACGTGAAAAACAACCGGGGCGAGATGGTGCCTTTCTCCACCTTCGTGAAGCTGGAGCGGGTGTTCGGCCCCGACCAGCTCACGCGCTACAACATGTACACCTCGGCCATGCTCAACGGCGACTCAGCCCCCGGCTTCTCGTCGGGCGACGCCATCACGGCCATCGAAAAGGTGGCCGCCAAGGAGTTGCCGCGCGGCTACGCCTACGAGTGGAGCGGCATGACGCGCGAGCAAATCCTGAGCGGCGACCAGGCCCTGTACGTGTTCGGCGTGGTGCTCATTTTCGTGTACCTGCTGCTGGCGGCGCAGTACGAAAGCCTGCTGCTGCCGCTGCCCGTGCTGCTGAGCCTGCCCACCGGCATCTTCGGCGCCTTTCTCAGTCTCAAGCTTTTGGGCCTGGAAAACAACATCTACGCCCAGGTGGCGCTGGTGATGCTCGTGGGCCTCTTGGGCAAAAACGCCATCCTCATCATCGAGTTTGCCGAGCAGCGGCGCCGGGCCGGGGCCAGCGTGCTGGCGGCGGCCGTGGAAGGCGCCGGCTCGCGCCTGCGCCCCATCCTGATGACCTCCTTCGCCTTCATCGCGGGCCTGATTCCGCTGGTGATGGCCAGCGGCGCCGGCGCCCTGGGCAACCGCTCCATCGGCACGGCCGCGGCGGGCGGCATGCTCATCGGCACGCTGTTCGGCATGGTGCTGATTCCCGGGCTGTACGTGCTGTTTGCCTCGTTTGAAAAGGTGAAGAACCTGGAGACGAACGAGCCGGCGGAAGCCAAAGAAGTGCGGGAGTTGGTGGCGCATTGA
- a CDS encoding efflux transporter outer membrane subunit, with protein sequence MRLLPALLSVLLLAAGCRVAAPADPTGAPAVPAAFTQPTADTTSAGRQPWRQFFQDPALTSLIDTALRQNLDLQVALQRVETARAQYLARRGALLPTVAAAASAGADRYGRYTLNGVGNFDTNLSPNIDGQQRIPGPLTPDFFVGLRSSWEIDIWGKLKQRRQAAYLRVLASEQGRHLVTTNVVAEVARLYYELLTADNQLAVLDRNITLQREALKLMRIQKQAGRATELAVQQFAAQVVRTESLAYEARQRVTEAETGLNQLLGRYQQPITRGRPLPGQVLPERLSAGVPASALLRRPDVRQAELELQATRADVAAARAAFLPSLTLTPYVGFNSYRTSTLFDPSSLAYGALAGLTGPLLNRAQFKADFRLATAGSYEAYYRYQQSLQTGFREVVNGLQGLENYRAAAAARQQEVELLTKAVTTSNKLFVAGYATYLEVITAQRSVLEAELSLAESRQRQLLQSVSLYRALGGGWQ encoded by the coding sequence ATGCGTTTACTCCCTGCCCTGCTCTCCGTCCTGCTCCTCGCTGCCGGCTGCCGTGTGGCCGCCCCCGCCGACCCCACTGGTGCCCCGGCCGTGCCCGCCGCCTTCACCCAGCCCACGGCCGACACCACCAGCGCTGGCCGCCAGCCCTGGCGGCAGTTCTTCCAGGACCCTGCCCTCACGTCCCTCATCGACACGGCTCTACGCCAAAACCTGGATTTGCAGGTGGCGCTGCAGCGCGTGGAAACGGCCCGCGCCCAGTACCTGGCCCGGCGCGGGGCCCTGCTGCCCACTGTGGCCGCCGCCGCCTCGGCCGGCGCCGACCGCTACGGGCGTTACACCCTCAACGGCGTGGGCAACTTCGACACCAACCTCTCGCCCAACATCGACGGGCAGCAGCGCATCCCGGGCCCGCTGACGCCGGATTTTTTTGTGGGGCTGCGCAGTTCCTGGGAAATTGACATCTGGGGCAAGTTGAAGCAGCGCCGCCAGGCCGCCTACCTGCGCGTGCTGGCCTCGGAGCAGGGCCGTCACCTCGTCACGACCAACGTGGTGGCCGAGGTGGCTCGCCTCTACTACGAGCTGCTGACGGCCGACAACCAGTTGGCCGTGCTCGACCGCAACATCACCCTGCAGCGCGAGGCCCTGAAGCTGATGCGCATTCAGAAGCAGGCCGGGCGCGCTACGGAGCTGGCCGTGCAGCAGTTTGCGGCGCAAGTGGTGCGTACCGAAAGCCTGGCTTACGAAGCCCGCCAGCGCGTAACCGAAGCCGAAACCGGCCTCAACCAGCTGCTGGGGCGTTACCAGCAGCCCATCACGCGCGGCCGGCCGCTGCCCGGCCAGGTGCTGCCCGAGCGCCTGAGTGCCGGCGTGCCCGCCTCGGCCCTGCTGCGCCGGCCCGACGTGCGCCAGGCCGAGCTGGAGCTGCAGGCCACCCGCGCCGACGTGGCCGCCGCCCGTGCCGCCTTCCTGCCTTCGCTCACCCTCACGCCCTACGTGGGCTTCAATTCCTATCGCACCAGCACGCTGTTCGACCCTTCGTCGCTGGCCTACGGGGCGCTGGCCGGCCTCACCGGCCCGCTGCTCAACCGCGCCCAGTTCAAGGCCGATTTCCGGCTGGCCACAGCCGGCAGCTACGAGGCCTACTACCGCTACCAGCAGAGCCTGCAAACCGGCTTCCGCGAGGTAGTAAACGGCCTGCAGGGGCTGGAAAACTACCGCGCTGCCGCGGCTGCCCGCCAGCAGGAAGTAGAGTTGCTCACCAAAGCCGTGACGACCTCCAACAAGCTCTTCGTGGCTGGCTATGCCACTTACCTCGAAGTGATTACGGCCCAGCGCAGCGTGCTCGAAGCCGAGCTGAGCCTGGCCGAATCGCGCCAGCGGCAGTTGCTGCAAAGCGTGAGCTTGTACCGGGCGCTGGGCGGCGGCTGGCAGTAA
- a CDS encoding HAD-IA family hydrolase, producing the protein MPVLVFDLDDTLYPELSYVHSGFRAVAEFLSPLLHQPAETLAASMIAEEAEQGRGQVFDNVLRQHGRWTKTLVATCLREYRQHLPQLALYPDAERCLARFAEWPLYLVTDGHKEVQARKVAALEVARHVRHAYLTNRYGRHRAKPAPHVFELICRREKAMPNQVIYVGDNPRKDFVGIKPLGFRTVRILRGNYAHLADDAAHEAHRRIHSLDELTPEFVAELVG; encoded by the coding sequence ATGCCCGTCCTCGTTTTCGACCTCGACGACACGCTCTACCCCGAGCTGAGCTACGTGCACAGCGGCTTCCGGGCCGTAGCGGAGTTTTTGAGTCCGCTGCTGCACCAGCCGGCCGAAACCCTGGCTGCGAGCATGATAGCTGAAGAAGCCGAGCAGGGCCGCGGCCAGGTGTTCGACAACGTGTTGCGCCAACACGGGCGGTGGACCAAAACCTTGGTGGCCACCTGCCTGCGCGAGTACCGCCAGCACCTGCCGCAACTGGCGCTATACCCCGATGCCGAGCGCTGCCTGGCCCGCTTCGCCGAATGGCCACTCTACTTGGTGACGGACGGACATAAAGAAGTGCAAGCCCGTAAAGTGGCGGCGCTGGAAGTGGCCCGGCACGTGCGCCACGCCTACCTCACCAACCGCTACGGGCGCCACCGGGCCAAGCCCGCGCCGCACGTATTCGAGCTGATTTGCCGGCGCGAGAAGGCAATGCCCAACCAGGTGATTTACGTGGGCGACAACCCGCGTAAGGACTTTGTGGGCATCAAGCCGCTGGGCTTTCGCACGGTGCGCATTCTGCGCGGCAACTATGCCCACCTCGCGGACGATGCGGCGCACGAAGCCCACCGCCGCATCCACTCCCTCGACGAACTGACCCCAGAATTCGTGGCCGAGTTGGTGGGCTAG
- a CDS encoding NAD-dependent epimerase/dehydratase family protein: protein MPFKRIFISGGAGVIGQEMVRLLASLPADIDVLVGDLKPRPADFPARFQYRQGDLNYLTAEEIGTFAPEVFIHLAATFERSTETYGFWEENFQHNVRLSHHLMTVQKDLPSLRRVVFASSYLIYDPELYNFAEVPAQPRSLRETDPILPRNLTGMAKLAHEIELRFLQTFRGAQFSTAIPRIYRGYGRNGRDITSRWVRMLLAGEEITVYGAESFFDYLYAADTAEGLLRLAAAVTVAGIINLGTGRARRVADVVDVLKQNFPDLRATYVASDIPFEASQADMTLWSSQIDWLPPTTLEQAIPEIIAFERARLQGPAAAKAPGHVLISSVAAKVPLVRAVKAAAQRLHPEMKVIGGDMNPGCLAQHFTDDFWQMPATADQHLADIIAECQARGIGHVIPTRDGELAFWSRHRAALAEAGIAVLVSAPEAVSRCLDKIEFAVFGQENGLPVIPTALGLDALSAVPTSTGFVVKERHGAGSLSLGLNLPEATALTHAHTLEEPVFQPFIQGREISVDAYVDRAGRVHGLVPRTRDFIVHGESQVTTTLNNPALVARLTPIVERLGLYGPLVLQALLTDDGGLHLIECNCRFGGASTLGIAAGVDSFYWFLQEAAGAELSQFPFRPAAEPLRQVRAAADVVMPATTHE, encoded by the coding sequence TTGCCTTTTAAACGAATTTTCATCAGCGGCGGGGCCGGCGTCATTGGCCAGGAAATGGTGCGCCTGCTGGCCTCCCTGCCCGCCGACATTGACGTGCTGGTGGGCGACCTCAAGCCCCGGCCCGCCGACTTTCCAGCCCGATTCCAGTACCGGCAGGGCGACCTGAACTACCTCACCGCCGAGGAAATCGGCACGTTTGCGCCCGAGGTGTTCATTCACCTAGCGGCCACGTTTGAGCGCTCCACCGAAACCTACGGCTTCTGGGAAGAGAATTTCCAGCACAACGTGCGCCTCAGCCACCACCTGATGACGGTGCAGAAGGACCTGCCTTCCTTGCGCCGCGTGGTGTTTGCCAGCAGCTACCTCATCTACGACCCCGAGCTGTATAATTTCGCGGAGGTGCCGGCCCAGCCCCGCAGCCTGCGCGAAACCGACCCCATCCTGCCGCGCAACCTGACCGGCATGGCCAAGCTGGCCCACGAAATTGAGCTGCGCTTCCTGCAAACGTTCCGCGGGGCGCAATTCAGCACGGCCATTCCGCGCATCTATCGCGGCTACGGGCGCAATGGGCGCGACATCACTTCGCGCTGGGTGCGCATGCTGCTGGCCGGCGAAGAAATTACGGTCTATGGCGCCGAGTCCTTTTTCGATTATCTCTACGCCGCCGACACCGCCGAGGGACTGCTCCGCTTGGCGGCGGCCGTAACCGTGGCCGGCATCATCAACCTGGGCACCGGCCGGGCGCGGCGCGTGGCCGACGTGGTGGACGTGCTGAAGCAGAACTTCCCCGACCTGCGCGCCACCTACGTGGCCTCGGACATTCCATTCGAGGCCTCGCAGGCCGACATGACGCTGTGGAGTAGCCAGATAGATTGGCTGCCGCCCACCACGTTAGAGCAGGCCATCCCCGAAATCATCGCCTTCGAGCGCGCCCGCCTGCAAGGCCCGGCCGCCGCCAAGGCGCCCGGCCACGTACTCATCAGCAGCGTGGCGGCCAAGGTGCCGCTGGTGCGGGCCGTGAAAGCCGCCGCCCAGCGCCTGCACCCGGAAATGAAAGTCATCGGGGGCGACATGAACCCCGGCTGTCTGGCTCAGCATTTCACCGACGACTTCTGGCAGATGCCCGCCACCGCCGACCAGCACCTGGCCGACATCATTGCCGAGTGCCAGGCCCGCGGCATTGGCCACGTCATTCCTACGCGCGACGGCGAGCTGGCCTTCTGGAGCCGGCACCGCGCCGCCCTGGCCGAAGCCGGCATTGCCGTGCTGGTGAGCGCCCCCGAAGCCGTGAGCCGCTGCCTCGACAAGATTGAGTTTGCCGTGTTTGGCCAGGAAAACGGCCTGCCGGTGATTCCCACGGCTTTGGGGCTGGACGCCCTCTCGGCCGTGCCCACCAGCACGGGCTTCGTGGTGAAGGAGCGCCACGGCGCCGGCTCCCTCAGCCTGGGCCTGAACCTGCCCGAGGCCACGGCCCTCACCCACGCCCACACCTTAGAAGAGCCAGTATTTCAGCCCTTTATTCAGGGCCGCGAAATCAGCGTGGATGCGTATGTGGACCGCGCCGGCCGCGTGCACGGACTGGTGCCGCGCACCCGGGACTTCATCGTGCACGGCGAGTCGCAGGTAACCACCACGCTCAACAACCCGGCGCTGGTGGCCCGCCTCACCCCCATCGTGGAGCGGCTGGGCCTTTACGGGCCGCTGGTGCTGCAGGCCCTGCTCACGGACGATGGCGGCCTGCACCTCATTGAGTGCAATTGCCGCTTTGGGGGCGCTTCCACGCTGGGCATTGCGGCGGGTGTCGATTCGTTCTACTGGTTCCTGCAGGAAGCGGCCGGCGCGGAGCTGAGCCAATTTCCGTTCCGCCCGGCTGCTGAGCCGCTTCGGCAGGTGCGCGCCGCGGCCGACGTGGTGATGCCGGCCACAACTCACGAATAG
- a CDS encoding GNAT family N-acetyltransferase, whose protein sequence is MTTYRPLPAAEYRHDAYQLIPIRYEDREPIRTWRNAQLQVLRQAALLTAEQQEAYFQRVVMPLFEQEQPGQLLFSLLHEGQLIAYGGLVHISWPDLRAEVSFLVEPGRAADAATYRQDFLAHLRLLGQVAFEGLKFNRLFTETYDIRPAHVAILEEAGFRLEGRLRQHVQLAPGTFADSLMHGQLAADYATAFDIAF, encoded by the coding sequence ATGACCACCTACCGCCCCCTTCCCGCCGCCGAGTACCGCCACGACGCCTACCAGCTCATCCCCATTCGCTACGAGGACCGGGAGCCCATCCGCACCTGGCGCAATGCCCAGCTGCAGGTGCTGCGCCAGGCCGCACTGCTTACCGCCGAGCAGCAGGAAGCGTATTTTCAACGGGTAGTAATGCCGCTTTTTGAGCAGGAGCAGCCGGGGCAGTTGCTGTTTTCGCTGCTGCACGAAGGCCAGCTCATTGCTTATGGTGGACTGGTGCACATTTCCTGGCCTGATTTGCGGGCGGAGGTTTCGTTTCTGGTGGAGCCGGGCCGGGCGGCCGACGCCGCCACGTACCGACAGGACTTTCTGGCCCACCTGCGGCTGCTGGGGCAGGTGGCATTTGAGGGCCTGAAATTCAATCGATTGTTCACCGAAACCTACGACATCCGGCCGGCGCACGTGGCCATTCTCGAAGAAGCAGGCTTTCGGCTTGAAGGGCGTTTGCGGCAGCACGTCCAGCTTGCGCCGGGTACTTTTGCCGACTCACTGATGCACGGCCAGTTGGCCGCCGACTATGCCACAGCCTTTGATATTGCCTTTTAA
- a CDS encoding crotonobetainyl-CoA--carnitine CoA-transferase, with protein sequence MSSPISVLSGAPVAEQTRRENFAQSLRESPIPNTELLNNLGLYLNRQTFSRLLFFTELYQQIIPVHGVAMEFGVRWGQNLALMHALRGIYEPFNYNRKIIGFDTFGGFPSVDEKDGKLVKEGDYGVTPEYQDYLTQILALHEADSPIPHKRKFELVAGDASETVPRYLRDHPETVIAFAYFDFDIYAPTKACLEAIRPRLTKGAIVAFDELNCPEFPGETLAFDEVFGVANYALRRSPLNPLISYLVV encoded by the coding sequence ATGTCCTCCCCTATTTCAGTCCTCAGCGGCGCGCCCGTAGCCGAGCAAACGCGCCGCGAGAACTTCGCCCAGAGCCTGCGCGAGTCGCCCATTCCCAACACCGAGCTGCTCAACAACCTGGGCCTGTACCTGAACCGGCAGACGTTTTCGCGCCTGCTCTTTTTCACCGAGCTCTACCAGCAAATCATTCCGGTGCACGGCGTGGCCATGGAGTTTGGCGTGCGCTGGGGCCAGAACCTGGCCCTGATGCACGCGCTGCGCGGCATCTATGAACCGTTCAACTACAACCGCAAAATCATCGGGTTCGACACCTTCGGCGGCTTTCCGTCGGTAGACGAGAAGGACGGCAAGCTGGTGAAGGAAGGCGACTACGGCGTGACGCCCGAGTACCAGGACTACCTCACCCAAATCCTGGCACTGCACGAGGCCGACAGCCCTATTCCGCACAAGCGCAAGTTTGAGCTGGTGGCCGGCGACGCTTCCGAAACCGTGCCCCGCTACCTGCGCGACCACCCCGAAACCGTCATCGCCTTCGCCTACTTCGACTTCGACATCTACGCCCCCACCAAAGCTTGTCTCGAAGCCATCCGGCCGCGCCTGACCAAAGGCGCCATCGTGGCCTTCGACGAGCTGAACTGCCCGGAATTCCCCGGCGAGACGCTGGCGTTTGACGAGGTGTTTGGCGTGGCCAACTACGCGCTGCGCCGCAGCCCGCTCAACCCGCTGATTTCCTATTTGGTGGTGTAA
- a CDS encoding class I SAM-dependent methyltransferase, which produces MNLPDTLRLNEYGFYEVVDKPSPAELSHYYARRYYQEGLTTYQPSYPPEELEHIEGKLRLRRWVLEQLRPGTGAAPKSFLDIGCGEGWALAHFHRQGWDVLGLDYSSFSVERFQPDLRAYLRTGDIVEQLAQLIADGRTFDVLWLDNVLEHVPDPAALLRQCRALVAPAGTLVVEVPNDFSALQNYLLEQGHIDRPFWVVLPDHLAYFNQTGLRNVAQATGWRVAKTLADQPIDLNLLNPATNYVMNRAAGPGAHRARLEQDNLLLRTAPLPVVAAYYEAMAGVGLGRNIVAFLQPQQT; this is translated from the coding sequence ATGAATCTACCCGACACCCTGCGTCTCAACGAATACGGTTTCTACGAAGTCGTCGACAAGCCGAGCCCGGCCGAGTTGAGCCATTACTACGCCCGGCGCTACTACCAGGAAGGCCTCACCACTTACCAGCCCAGCTACCCGCCCGAAGAGCTGGAGCACATCGAGGGCAAGCTGCGGCTGCGGCGCTGGGTGCTGGAGCAGCTGCGGCCCGGAACGGGAGCCGCGCCCAAGTCTTTTCTGGACATTGGCTGCGGCGAGGGGTGGGCGTTGGCCCACTTCCACCGGCAGGGCTGGGACGTACTGGGGCTGGATTACAGCAGCTTCAGCGTGGAGCGGTTTCAGCCCGACCTGCGGGCATACCTGCGCACCGGTGATATTGTGGAGCAGCTGGCCCAGCTGATTGCCGACGGCCGCACATTCGACGTACTGTGGCTCGACAACGTGCTGGAACACGTGCCCGACCCGGCCGCGCTGCTGCGGCAGTGCCGGGCGCTGGTGGCGCCTGCCGGAACACTGGTGGTGGAGGTACCCAACGATTTTTCGGCCCTGCAGAATTACCTGTTGGAGCAGGGTCACATCGACCGCCCTTTCTGGGTGGTGCTGCCCGACCACCTGGCCTACTTTAACCAGACCGGCCTGCGCAACGTGGCCCAGGCCACGGGCTGGCGCGTGGCCAAAACCCTTGCCGACCAGCCCATTGACCTCAACCTGCTCAACCCCGCCACGAACTACGTGATGAACCGCGCCGCCGGCCCCGGTGCCCACCGCGCCCGGCTTGAACAAGACAACCTGCTGCTGCGCACGGCGCCCCTGCCAGTCGTGGCGGCCTACTACGAAGCCATGGCCGGCGTGGGGCTGGGCCGAAATATCGTGGCATTTTTGCAGCCCCAACAAACCTGA